In the genome of Sebastes umbrosus isolate fSebUmb1 chromosome 14, fSebUmb1.pri, whole genome shotgun sequence, one region contains:
- the anks4b gene encoding ankyrin repeat and SAM domain-containing protein 4B, with translation MSRYHKAAIDGYLDLLKEATRKDLNTADEDGMTPTLLAAFHGHVDALQLICSREGDPNRSDIWGNTPLHHAAANGHMHILSFLVNFGANLFALDNESHTAMDIAASRDRMDCVRFLDTSASQQINQNPKKVANLKKEAVKEAEKRVKLCERVKNKHQNKMDKIQRKASVAGSVSEASMASAFSDGGTMSGVNEQFSKLIAADKSGSLTARVKGTLQKKLGKKDKGTLQKSGGDGNVIFGKQETGASEQPEFLGVFNEQDEHMLDEEGMEGFEDYYDDDKPGEVKQSIFNRPGLGGLIFMKKMGMESDDIPSGNNESLGYLVQNELFEVDEDNAGFEGNGDGDLPWDQEDLGLDDGEDEETSPLDAFLSAISLPEFALAFSREHLDLEALMLCSDEDLKGIRIQLGPRKKILEAVAHRKNALETPGIMKDSFL, from the exons ATGTCTAGGTACCACAAAGCAGCGATTGATGGATACTTGGACCTCTTGAAGGAGGCCACGAGGAAGGACCTGAACACTGCGGATGAGGATGGCATGACTCCCACCTTACTGGCTGCTTTCCACGGACATGTTGATGCTCTTCAGCTCATATGCAGCAGAGA AGGAGACCCCAACAGAAGTGACATCTGGGGAAACACGCCGTTGCACCACGCTGCGGCTAACGGCCACATGCACATCCTCAGCTTCCTGGTCAACTTCGGCGCCAACCTTTTTGCACTGGACAATGAATCGCACACGGCTATGGACATCGCTGCTTCTCGTGACCGCATGGACTGCGTGCGCTTCCTGGACACCTCAGCCTCACAGCAGATCAACCAAAATCCCAAGAAGGTCGCCAATCTGAAGAAGGAGGCCGTCAAAGAAGCGGAGAAGCGTGTGAAACTCTGTGAGAGGGTGAAGAATAAACACCAGAACAAGATGGATAAAATACAACGTAAAGCGAGCGTTGCAGGGTCAGTCTCGGAGGCCAGCATGGCGTCAGCGTTCTCAGATGGCGGTACCATGTCCGGCGTCAATGAGCAGTTCTCCAAGCTTATTGCTGCAGATAAATCTGGCTCCCTTACAGCCCGGGTTAAAGGCACGCTCCAGAAGAAGCTCGGGAAGAAAGATAAAGGCACACTGCAGAAATCAGGAGGGGACGGGAACGTTATTTTCGGCAAACAGGAGACCGGAGCGTCTGAGCAGCCAGAGTTCCTGGGTGTATTCAATGAGCAGGATGAGCACATGTTAGACGAAGAAGGAATGGAAGGCTTCGAGGACTATTATGACGACGACAAACCAGGCGAAGTCAAACAGTCCATCTTCAACCGGCCCGGCCTTGGAGGTCTGATTTTCATGAAGAAGATGGGGATGGAGTCGGACGACATCCCCAGCGGGAACAATGAAAGTCTCGGCTACCTCGTTCAGAACGAGTTGTTCGAGGTGGACGAAGACAATGCCGGCTTCGAGGGGAACGGTGACGGCGATCTGCCCTGGGATCAGGAAGATCTGGGACTGGATGATGGCGAAGATGAGGAAACCTCTCCTTTGGATGCATTCTTGTCTGCCATCTCCTTGCCAGAGTTTGCCCTTGCATTCAGCAGAGAGCACCTAGACCTGGAGGCGCTGATGCTTTGCTCTGATGAAGACCTGAAAGGCATTCGCATCCAGCTGGGACCCAGGAAGAAGATCCTGGAAGCTGTTGCTCACAGAAAGAATGCACTGGAGACTCCTGGCATCATGAAGGACAGCTTCTTGTGa
- the si:ch211-256e16.3 gene encoding kelch-like protein 20, translated as MAEIIAVNLPSLSTINATYRVQEDLSPGSPAPAAAPPSSSSLSSEDYLFVEARHPNTVLQGLNSLRLNNAFCDVTLCCGGQEFPCHRIVLASFSSYFQAMFSTDLIESKQERVAINGVEPQMIGMLVSYAYTSEVYISKANVQALLAAANLLDVMAVREACCRFMERQMDEMNCVGIHCFAEAHSCKVLEKRSMDYIHEHFSSVSQQEEFLSLCVDKLTEIIASDYLNVPKEEMVFESAMSWLNKCTSRKQSFEKVLEHIRLPLISPYYLHDVIESLDVVKENQSCQKLISEAKDYLLLKDRRGELYCPRARPRRSTGTAEVIVTVGGEDDKVVLRSVESFDPVTNQWKNLACLPFAVSKHGLVVSDSTLYLAGGEFPDGSASREMWRYDPCFDSWMEMAPMNVARSELGLVILDGFVYAVGGWEGRSRLDSVECYNPHTNMWQFTESVKMAVTSPAVVSLDGLLYVTGGAVLEDGDGTDLAQVYNPKTSVWTEVAPMQIARSGSAACTLKGKIYVIGGWHASTENTDKVECYNPKTNQWTMCAPMKERRYRPGAAVVDGKIYVLGGEEGWDRYHDTIERYCDETDAWEIVGEMPTSRSWLSCVSLQLRKDIHVSSYPGTAIEN; from the exons ATGGCTGAAATAATCGCAGTGAATTTGCCGTCTCTGTCCACTATCAACGCCACTTACCGGGTCCAGGAGGATCTCAGCCCGGGTtctcctgctcctgctgctgctcctccatcctcctcctctctgagcaGTGAGGACTACCTGTTCGTGGAGGCCAGACACCCCAACACCGTCCTGCAGGGCCTCAACAGCCTGAGGCTCAACAACGCCTTCTGTGATGTGACTCTGTGCTGTGGAGGACAGGAGTTCCCCTGCCATCGCATCGTGCTGGCCTCCTTCAGCTCCTACTTCCAG gCGATGTTTTCCACTGACCTGATAGAGTCCAAACAGGAGCGTGTTGCCATCAATGGAGTTGAGCCTCAGATGATTGGCATGCTGGTGAGCTACGCCTACACATCAGAGGTCTACATTTCTAAAGCAAATGTGCAG GCTTTGCTGGCAGCAGCCAATCTGCTGGACGTGATGGCCGTTCGGGAGGCCTGTTGTCGTTTCATGGAGCGTCAGATGGATGAGATGAACTGCGTGGGGATTCACTGCTTCGCTGAGGCCCATTCTTGTAAGGTGCTGGAGAAACGCAGCATGGACTACATCCATGAGCACTTCAGCAGTGTTTCTCAGCAG GAGGAgttcctgtctctgtgtgtggaCAAACTGACAGAAATCATCGCCAGTGATTATCTCAACGTGCCTAAAGAGGAGATGGTGTTTGAGTCCGCCATGTCGTGGTTGAATAAATGCACCTCTCGCAAACAGAGCTTTGAGAAG GTCCTTGAACACATCCGGCTGCCTCTCATCAGCCCTTACTACCTCCACGATGTGATCGAGTCTCTGGACGTGGTGAAAGAGAACCAGAGTTGCCAGAAGCTCATCTCCGAGGCCAAGGACTACCTGCTGCTGAAGGATCGCCGCGGAGAGCTCTACTGTCCCAGAGCGAGGCCTCGCAGGTCCACAG ggACAGCTGAAGTGATAGTGACAGTTGGCGGGGAGGACGACAAGGTGGTGCTGCGCAGCGTCGAGAGCTTCGATCCTGTGACGAATCAGTGGAAGAATCTGGCCTGCCTGCCCTTCGCTGTGAGCAAACATGGGCTGGTCGTGTCAG ACTCCACTCTGTATTTAGCAGGAGGAGAGTTTCCTGACGGCTCAGCCAGCAGGGAGATGTGGCGCTACGACCCCTGCTTCGACTCCTGGATGGAGATGGCGCCCATGAATGTAGCTCGCTCTGAGTTAG GCCTGGTGATCCTGGACGGCTTCGTGTATGCAGTGGGAGGGTGGGAGGGACGCTCTCGGCTGGACTCGGTGGAGTGTTACAACCCTCACACCAACATGTGGCAGTTCACAGAGTCCGTCAAGATGGCCGTTACGAGTCCTGCGGTGGTGTCCTTGGATGGTCTGCTCTACGTTACTG GGGGTGCAGTTCTAGAAGATGGCGACGGCACAGATCTCGCTCAGGTGTACAACCCTAAAACATCTGTATGGACAGAGGTTGCCCCCATGCAGATCGCTCGCTCTGGTTCAGCTGCTTGCACACTCAAAGGAAAGATTTATGTTATAG GTGGATGGCATGCCTCGACGGAGAATACCGACAAGGTGGAGTGTTACAATCCCAAGACCAATCAGTGGACCATGTGCGCCCCCATGAAAGAACGGCGCTACCGGCCCGGTGCTGctgtggtggatggaaagatcTACGTCCTGGGAGGAGAAGAGGGCTGGGACAG ATATCACGACACCATCGAGAGGTACTGTGACGAGACGGACGCGTGGGAGATCGTCGGGGAGATGCCCACCAGTCGCAGCTGGctcagctgtgtgtctctccAGCTGAGGAAGGACATCCACGTGAGCAGCTATCCCGGGACGGCAATCGAAAACTGA